From the genome of Amycolatopsis sp. NBC_01488, one region includes:
- a CDS encoding dihydrolipoamide acetyltransferase family protein has translation MPTYKQFPLADTAEGLTEADILSWHVKPGDTVTVNQIVVEIETAKAAVELPIPWAGVVTELHVQPGQTVEVGTPILTIDVDPGGAAAPAPTAAPAAAAPASAPAEEEEMKPLVGYGSKAVVTQRRARKGSEPAPVAAVAAPPAPAPAAPRGGYVPLAKPPVRKLAKDLGVDLHALTGTASGGVITREDVERAANGTPVVESRVDSGTRERRVPIKGVRKMTAVAMVQSAYTAPHVTEFLTIDVTPMMEFREKLKKSREFAGVKVTPLTFAAKAVCLAAKRTPDINAVWDEAAQEIVFKDYVHLGIAAATPRGLIVPKVRDADSMSLKELAQALTALTDTAREGKTSPADMANGTITITNVGVFGVDTGTPIINPGESAILCLGAIKDQPWVVDGEIKVRKVLQLSLSFDHRVVDGQQGSEFLADVGALLADPAMAMTY, from the coding sequence ATGCCTACGTACAAACAGTTCCCCTTGGCCGACACGGCGGAGGGGCTGACCGAAGCCGACATCCTGTCCTGGCACGTGAAGCCGGGCGACACCGTGACGGTCAACCAGATCGTCGTCGAGATCGAGACCGCGAAGGCCGCCGTCGAGCTGCCGATCCCGTGGGCCGGGGTCGTCACGGAGCTGCACGTCCAGCCGGGGCAGACGGTGGAGGTCGGCACACCGATCCTCACCATCGACGTCGACCCGGGCGGTGCCGCCGCTCCCGCGCCGACCGCCGCTCCGGCCGCGGCCGCGCCTGCTTCGGCTCCCGCCGAGGAAGAGGAGATGAAGCCGCTGGTCGGCTACGGCTCCAAGGCCGTCGTCACACAGCGGCGGGCCCGCAAGGGATCGGAACCTGCTCCGGTAGCTGCTGTCGCCGCGCCTCCCGCACCTGCTCCGGCCGCTCCGCGCGGCGGGTACGTCCCGCTGGCGAAACCGCCGGTGCGCAAGCTGGCGAAGGATCTCGGCGTTGACCTGCACGCGCTGACCGGCACCGCGTCCGGTGGCGTGATCACCCGCGAGGACGTCGAGCGGGCCGCCAACGGCACCCCGGTCGTCGAGTCCCGGGTGGACAGCGGAACGCGCGAGCGGCGCGTCCCGATCAAGGGCGTCCGGAAGATGACCGCGGTCGCGATGGTGCAGAGCGCGTACACCGCTCCGCACGTCACGGAGTTCCTGACCATCGACGTCACGCCGATGATGGAGTTCCGCGAGAAGCTGAAGAAGTCGCGGGAGTTCGCCGGGGTGAAGGTCACGCCGCTGACGTTCGCGGCGAAGGCCGTGTGCCTGGCGGCTAAGCGCACTCCGGACATCAACGCGGTGTGGGACGAGGCCGCCCAGGAGATCGTCTTCAAGGACTACGTGCACCTCGGGATCGCGGCGGCGACCCCGCGCGGCCTGATCGTGCCCAAGGTCCGTGACGCCGATTCGATGTCGCTGAAGGAGCTGGCGCAGGCGCTGACGGCGCTGACGGACACCGCTCGCGAGGGCAAGACGTCGCCGGCGGACATGGCGAACGGCACGATCACGATCACGAACGTGGGCGTGTTCGGCGTCGACACCGGCACGCCGATCATCAACCCGGGCGAGTCCGCGATCCTGTGCCTCGGCGCGATCAAGGACCAGCCGTGGGTCGTCGACGGCGAGATCAAGGTCCGCAAGGTGCTCCAGCTGTCGCTGAGCTTCGACCACCGCGTGGTCGACGGCCAGCAGGGCTCGGAGTTCCTGGCCGACGTCGGCGCCCTGCTGGCCGACCCGGCCATGGCGATGACCTACTGA
- a CDS encoding alpha-E domain-containing protein has translation MLARNAESLYWIGRYVERADDTSRILNVSVHQLLEDATVDPDHASRQLLAVLGIESEGTESLDVWKLTELVAYEKDNPASIVGSINSARENTRGAREVVSTELWECLNATWNAVPDRQRYARRAGPHAFLSFVEERAAMFAGLADSTMSRDDGWLFMVLGRSIERADMVVRLLLSRVADRASSPGWITVLRSAGAQDTYLRTYRGALDAGRVVQFLVRDTLFPRSVFHALRQAEECLQRLDPGGGTRSNEKSEALRQLGRARSELEFLRPADLLTDLPRRLGALQTTIREIGETVSLQYFSTSPWVAWSGAEVSL, from the coding sequence ATGCTGGCACGCAACGCGGAGTCGCTGTACTGGATCGGCCGGTACGTCGAACGCGCCGACGACACCTCCCGGATCCTCAACGTCTCGGTCCACCAGCTGCTGGAGGACGCGACGGTCGACCCCGACCACGCGAGCCGCCAGCTGCTGGCCGTCCTGGGCATCGAGTCGGAAGGCACGGAGTCCCTCGACGTCTGGAAGCTGACCGAGCTGGTGGCGTACGAGAAGGACAACCCGGCGTCGATCGTCGGCTCGATCAACTCGGCGCGCGAGAACACGCGGGGCGCGCGCGAAGTCGTCTCGACCGAGCTGTGGGAATGCCTGAACGCGACGTGGAACGCGGTCCCGGACCGGCAGCGCTACGCGCGTCGAGCCGGCCCGCATGCGTTCCTGTCGTTCGTCGAGGAGCGCGCGGCGATGTTCGCGGGGCTCGCCGACTCGACGATGTCGCGGGACGACGGCTGGCTGTTCATGGTCCTCGGCCGCTCGATCGAACGCGCCGACATGGTCGTCCGGCTGCTGCTGTCGCGGGTCGCGGACCGCGCGTCCTCACCGGGGTGGATCACGGTGCTGCGCTCGGCCGGCGCGCAGGACACGTACCTGCGGACGTACCGGGGCGCGCTGGACGCCGGGCGCGTCGTGCAGTTCCTGGTGCGGGACACGCTGTTCCCGCGTTCGGTGTTCCACGCGCTGCGCCAGGCGGAGGAATGCCTGCAGCGGCTCGACCCGGGCGGCGGCACGCGCAGCAACGAGAAGTCCGAGGCGTTGCGGCAGCTCGGCCGCGCCCGCAGCGAGCTGGAGTTCCTGCGCCCGGCGGACCTGCTGACCGACCTGCCGCGGCGGCTCGGGGCGTTGCAGACGACGATCCGGGAGATCGGGGAAACCGTGTCGTTGCAGTACTTCAGCACGTCGCCGTGGGTGGCGTGGAGCGGTGCGGAGGTTTCGCTGTGA
- a CDS encoding M20/M25/M40 family metallo-hydrolase, whose protein sequence is MEQKSVRESVVASWTDDVIPSLSGLVAIPALSPAFDAEWATTGHLAAAVDHVRAWIAARDLPGAALDVVRLEGRTPLLLVDVPATPGAADKGTVLMYGHLDKQPPVGGWSEGLGPWTPVIRDGRLYGRGSVDDGYSGYAATTAIEAVHAAGGEHARIVVLLETGEESGSPDLPAYVEHLADRIGDVSLVVCLDAGGSDYERLWLVTSLRGMLHVDVTVQLLSSAQHSGVASGVVASSFRILRRLIERLEDSATGELLLDELKVDVPADRLAELKAVSQDFPEALAKAFPLVEGGRVMSEDALELMLNNAWRPTLSVIGADGFPKPADAGNVLRESTTLTLSFRLPPTADAAKGLEAVKKALTTDVPYGAKVTFGSPQAEDGWNAPTESPWLTNALRTVGDEVFGQPHRATGMGGSIPFMGLLSRKYPDAQFLVTGACGADSNIHVPDEWLHLDYAQRVTEAVAHILDAHARG, encoded by the coding sequence GTGGAGCAGAAATCCGTTCGTGAATCCGTTGTGGCGTCGTGGACCGACGACGTCATCCCGAGCCTGTCCGGGCTGGTGGCCATCCCCGCCTTGTCCCCGGCCTTCGACGCCGAGTGGGCGACGACCGGTCACCTGGCCGCCGCCGTCGACCACGTCCGCGCGTGGATCGCCGCGCGCGACCTGCCCGGCGCGGCCCTGGACGTCGTGCGGCTCGAAGGCCGCACGCCCCTGCTGCTCGTCGACGTCCCGGCGACCCCGGGCGCGGCGGACAAGGGCACCGTCCTGATGTACGGCCACCTCGACAAGCAGCCCCCGGTCGGCGGCTGGTCCGAGGGCCTCGGCCCGTGGACCCCGGTGATCCGCGACGGCCGCCTGTACGGCCGCGGCTCCGTCGACGACGGCTACTCCGGCTACGCGGCGACGACGGCGATCGAAGCCGTCCACGCGGCCGGCGGCGAGCACGCCCGGATCGTGGTGCTCCTGGAGACCGGCGAGGAGTCCGGCAGCCCCGACCTCCCGGCGTACGTCGAGCACCTGGCCGACCGCATCGGCGACGTGTCCCTGGTGGTCTGCCTCGACGCCGGCGGCAGCGACTACGAGCGGTTGTGGCTGGTCACGAGCCTGCGCGGGATGCTGCACGTCGACGTCACGGTCCAGCTGCTGAGCTCGGCGCAGCACTCCGGCGTCGCTTCGGGCGTCGTCGCCAGCTCGTTCCGGATCCTGCGACGCCTGATCGAGCGGCTCGAGGACAGTGCCACCGGTGAGCTGCTGCTCGACGAGCTCAAGGTGGACGTCCCGGCGGACCGGCTGGCCGAGCTGAAGGCCGTCTCGCAGGACTTCCCCGAGGCGCTGGCGAAGGCGTTCCCGCTGGTCGAAGGCGGCCGCGTGATGTCCGAGGACGCGCTGGAACTGATGCTCAACAACGCGTGGCGCCCGACGCTGTCGGTGATCGGCGCGGACGGCTTCCCGAAGCCGGCCGACGCGGGGAACGTCCTGCGCGAGAGCACGACGTTGACCCTGAGCTTCCGCCTCCCTCCGACGGCCGACGCCGCGAAGGGGCTCGAAGCCGTGAAGAAGGCCCTGACCACCGACGTCCCGTACGGCGCGAAGGTCACCTTCGGCTCACCGCAGGCGGAGGACGGCTGGAACGCGCCGACCGAGTCGCCCTGGCTGACGAACGCCCTTCGCACGGTCGGCGACGAGGTCTTCGGCCAGCCCCACCGCGCGACCGGCATGGGCGGCTCGATCCCGTTCATGGGCCTGCTCTCGCGCAAGTACCCGGACGCGCAGTTCCTGGTGACGGGCGCGTGCGGCGCGGACTCGAACATCCACGTGCCGGACGAGTGGCTGCACCTGGACTACGCGCAGCGGGTCACGGAGGCCGTCGCGCACATCCTGGACGCCCACGCCCGGGGCTGA
- the pdhA gene encoding pyruvate dehydrogenase (acetyl-transferring) E1 component subunit alpha gives MPSEQWTHPEPGDGPAAVAAQPSPEQVIAGLRATSEGGAELTQLLTPEGERVPSPQFDKYVDDIDDEALRGLYRDMVLVRRADREANAMQRQGQLGIWVPLLGQEAAQIGSGRALKKNDMAFPSYREHGVAYARGVDMKDLLGIFRCTDHSGWDYQGHGFHPYTIVIGNQVLNAAGYAMGQKFEGKVGDDDGEATICYFGDGATSQGDVHEGFVWAAVYDAPLVFFCQNNQWAISEPTERQSRLPLYQRARGYGFPGIRVDGNDVLACLAVSRWALDECRHGNGPVLIEAFTYRMDAHTTTDDPSRYRLSDELEEWKLKDPIERVRAFLARKGGADHEFFDQVQADADAFAADLREYTFNMPEPPPERIFSNVYAEGNPVLEAQREEFLSYLDGFAAAGEH, from the coding sequence ATGCCGTCCGAACAGTGGACGCACCCGGAGCCTGGAGACGGGCCGGCCGCCGTCGCGGCTCAGCCGTCCCCCGAGCAGGTGATCGCCGGATTGCGAGCGACCAGCGAAGGTGGCGCTGAGCTGACTCAGCTGCTCACCCCCGAAGGCGAACGGGTCCCGTCGCCCCAGTTCGACAAGTACGTCGACGACATCGACGACGAAGCCCTGCGCGGCCTGTACCGCGACATGGTGCTCGTCCGCCGCGCGGACCGCGAAGCCAACGCGATGCAGCGCCAGGGCCAGCTCGGCATCTGGGTCCCGCTGCTCGGCCAGGAGGCCGCGCAGATCGGGTCGGGCCGCGCGCTGAAGAAGAACGACATGGCCTTCCCGAGCTACCGCGAGCACGGCGTCGCGTACGCGCGCGGGGTCGACATGAAGGACCTGCTCGGGATCTTCCGCTGCACCGACCACAGCGGCTGGGACTACCAGGGCCACGGCTTCCACCCGTACACCATCGTGATCGGCAATCAGGTGCTCAACGCCGCCGGGTACGCGATGGGCCAGAAGTTCGAGGGCAAGGTCGGTGACGACGACGGCGAAGCCACGATCTGCTACTTCGGTGACGGCGCGACCTCGCAGGGCGACGTCCACGAGGGCTTCGTCTGGGCCGCGGTCTACGACGCGCCGCTCGTGTTCTTCTGCCAGAACAACCAGTGGGCGATCTCCGAGCCGACCGAGCGCCAGTCGCGCCTGCCGCTGTACCAGCGCGCCCGCGGCTACGGCTTCCCCGGCATCCGCGTCGACGGCAACGACGTCCTGGCCTGCCTCGCGGTGTCCCGCTGGGCGCTCGACGAGTGCCGCCACGGCAACGGACCCGTCCTGATCGAGGCGTTCACCTACCGGATGGACGCGCACACGACGACCGACGACCCGTCGCGCTACCGCCTCTCCGACGAGCTGGAGGAGTGGAAGCTCAAGGACCCGATCGAGCGCGTCCGGGCGTTCCTGGCCCGCAAGGGCGGCGCCGACCACGAGTTCTTCGACCAGGTCCAGGCCGACGCCGACGCCTTCGCCGCCGACCTGCGCGAGTACACGTTCAACATGCCGGAGCCGCCGCCGGAGCGGATCTTCAGCAACGTCTACGCCGAGGGCAACCCGGTGCTCGAGGCGCAGCGCGAAGAGTTCCTCTCCTACCTCGACGGCTTCGCAGCGGCGGGTGAGCACTGA
- a CDS encoding TetR/AcrR family transcriptional regulator: MSVEARRAMIVHAVLPLLMEHGSNVTTSQIARAAGIGEGTIFRAFKDKDELFDACTAEALRPDHVLDAIAEIPVDQPLADRLVEAAEALGAHLERMGALMGALHASGRIKHRDPEQRLRGSWKGGRRESMAAMRGAMTELFEPEKDRLRLPPEHLAALFLTMLFGGRRMAPDDDAPTTRQVVDVFLHGAVEAE, translated from the coding sequence ATGAGCGTCGAAGCCCGGCGCGCCATGATCGTGCACGCGGTGCTGCCGCTGCTCATGGAGCACGGCTCGAACGTGACGACCAGCCAGATCGCCCGCGCCGCCGGCATCGGCGAGGGCACCATCTTCCGCGCGTTCAAGGACAAGGACGAGCTGTTCGACGCCTGCACCGCGGAGGCGCTGCGGCCCGACCACGTGCTCGACGCGATCGCCGAAATCCCGGTGGACCAGCCCTTGGCGGACCGGCTCGTCGAAGCCGCCGAAGCGCTCGGCGCGCACCTCGAGCGGATGGGCGCGCTGATGGGCGCCCTGCACGCGTCCGGCCGGATCAAGCACCGCGACCCCGAACAGCGCCTCCGGGGCAGCTGGAAGGGCGGCCGCCGCGAGTCGATGGCCGCGATGCGCGGCGCGATGACCGAGCTGTTCGAACCCGAGAAGGATCGCCTGCGGCTGCCACCCGAGCACCTGGCCGCCCTTTTCCTGACCATGCTGTTCGGCGGCCGCCGGATGGCGCCGGACGACGACGCCCCCACCACGCGCCAGGTGGTCGACGTCTTCCTGCACGGCGCTGTGGAGGCCGAGTGA
- a CDS encoding ABC transporter ATP-binding protein, translating to MEFMLARRGKRRHATTVPESGLTGPVDIPEPKPEDQPKDLRSRLKRAKTSAAGTVRGLPKVVKLTWQASPVLTILLALITLLSGLLPTVTAYIAKLLLDSVVAAIQHKGTTGDIVNVALFQFGVLAATAISSAMTSIAQSLLQERMTLTIRHQVMAHASELHLAYFEGSTSYDMLRQAAQEAPTRPLSMMNSALGLVRTLITFGSMVALLVSISPLLALVALLAPIPAFISQSKYGSRAFWLTFLMSPIKRRMDYLSSLVTTDTYAKETKLFGLGPYFVDRFRRLGLVSYERQRKLTINRNISSTSWGLLSTFAGSAIALYIALEAVGGRLTLGDLALYTAAATSVQTSVSGLFTAFSGMYENNLYLDTLYRFLDTEPEITAPAEPRPVPSVVEGHIEFDSVTFAYPGSEEPALEDVSFEIRPGETVAVVGRNGAGKSTLFKLLCRLYDPTAGRILLDGVDIREYDPVELRTRISAMFQDYVTYQGTAAENIGLGDLNRLEDRPHIEDSARRAGADERIERLPRSYDSPLGRWFDQGVSLSGGEWQKIALARAFQREAPILILDEPTSALDAQAEHDLFSRLRELSEGRTTLYISHRFSTVRQAERILLLDHGKVAEYGTHEELMAAKAGYAELFTLQARAYLDEVPS from the coding sequence ATGGAGTTCATGCTTGCCCGGCGCGGAAAACGCAGGCACGCCACGACGGTCCCGGAAAGCGGGCTCACCGGACCGGTCGACATCCCCGAGCCCAAGCCGGAGGACCAGCCGAAGGACCTTCGTTCGCGACTCAAGCGGGCGAAGACGTCCGCGGCGGGCACGGTCCGCGGCCTGCCGAAGGTCGTGAAGCTGACGTGGCAGGCCAGCCCGGTCCTGACGATTCTCCTGGCGCTGATCACGCTGCTTTCGGGCCTCTTGCCGACTGTGACCGCGTACATCGCGAAGCTGCTGCTCGACTCGGTCGTCGCGGCGATCCAGCACAAGGGCACCACCGGCGACATCGTGAACGTCGCGCTGTTCCAGTTCGGCGTGCTCGCCGCGACCGCGATCAGCAGCGCCATGACGTCGATCGCGCAGTCGCTGCTGCAGGAACGCATGACACTGACCATCCGCCACCAGGTGATGGCGCACGCCAGCGAGCTGCACCTCGCGTACTTCGAGGGCTCGACGTCCTACGACATGCTGCGCCAGGCCGCGCAGGAAGCGCCGACGCGGCCGTTGTCGATGATGAACTCCGCGCTGGGCCTGGTCCGGACGCTCATCACGTTCGGCAGCATGGTCGCGCTGCTCGTCTCGATCAGCCCGCTGCTCGCGCTGGTCGCGCTGCTGGCGCCGATCCCGGCGTTCATTTCGCAGTCGAAGTACGGCTCACGCGCGTTCTGGCTGACGTTCCTGATGTCGCCGATCAAGCGGCGGATGGACTACCTGTCCTCGCTGGTCACGACGGACACGTACGCCAAGGAGACGAAGCTGTTCGGGCTCGGCCCGTACTTCGTCGACCGGTTCCGCCGGCTCGGCCTCGTCTCGTACGAGCGGCAGCGGAAGCTGACGATCAACCGCAACATCAGCTCGACGTCGTGGGGGCTGCTGAGCACGTTCGCGGGCTCGGCGATCGCGCTGTACATCGCCCTGGAGGCGGTCGGCGGCCGGCTGACGCTCGGCGACCTGGCGCTGTACACGGCCGCGGCGACGTCCGTGCAGACGTCGGTGTCCGGCCTGTTCACCGCGTTTTCCGGGATGTACGAGAACAACCTCTACCTCGACACGCTGTACCGCTTCCTGGACACGGAGCCAGAGATCACGGCGCCCGCCGAGCCGCGGCCCGTTCCCTCTGTTGTGGAGGGTCACATCGAATTCGATTCGGTCACGTTCGCGTACCCGGGTTCGGAGGAGCCGGCCCTGGAGGACGTCAGCTTCGAAATCCGCCCGGGCGAGACGGTCGCGGTGGTGGGCCGCAACGGCGCGGGAAAGTCGACGCTGTTCAAGCTGCTTTGCCGGCTCTACGACCCGACCGCCGGCCGGATTCTTCTGGACGGCGTCGACATCCGCGAGTACGACCCGGTGGAGCTGCGGACGCGGATCAGCGCGATGTTCCAGGACTACGTGACGTACCAGGGAACGGCGGCGGAGAACATCGGCCTCGGCGACCTGAACCGGCTGGAAGACCGTCCGCACATCGAGGACTCGGCCCGTCGTGCCGGAGCGGACGAGCGCATCGAGCGCCTGCCGCGAAGTTACGACAGCCCGCTCGGACGCTGGTTCGACCAGGGCGTCAGCCTTTCCGGCGGCGAGTGGCAGAAGATCGCTTTGGCGCGGGCGTTCCAGCGCGAGGCGCCGATCCTGATCCTCGACGAGCCGACGTCGGCGCTGGACGCCCAGGCGGAGCACGACCTGTTCTCGCGGCTGCGTGAGCTGTCCGAAGGCCGGACGACGCTGTACATCTCGCACCGGTTCTCGACCGTGCGGCAGGCGGAGCGGATCCTGCTGCTGGACCACGGGAAGGTGGCGGAGTACGGCACGCACGAGGAGTTGATGGCGGCGAAGGCGGGGTACGCCGAGCTGTTCACGCTCCAGGCGCGGGCGTACCTGGACGAGGTGCCGAGCTAG
- a CDS encoding alpha-ketoacid dehydrogenase subunit beta, whose product MTDLQKLTIGKALNLGLRRAMEEDPKVLIMGEDVGKLGGVFRITDGLQKDFGEQRVLDTPLAESGIIGTAVGLAVRGFRPVCEIQFEGFIFPGFDQISSQLAKLHYRTQGKVKMPVVIRVPFGGGIGAVEHHSESPESLFAHIPGLKVVSISNAVDAYWGIQQAITSDDPVLFFEPKRLYHSGALRAEIDVAGTPTPVFSSQVVREGTTATVVAYGPSVKVALDAAAAAEDEGKTLEVIDLRTLSPLDLGPVFESVRKTGRLIALSEAPSESSLTSEIAARVQQECFYSLEAPVLRVTGFDTPYPPAKLEEHYLPDLDRVLHAVDRSLAW is encoded by the coding sequence ATGACCGACCTCCAGAAACTCACCATCGGCAAGGCGCTCAACCTCGGCCTGCGCCGCGCCATGGAAGAAGACCCCAAGGTCCTGATCATGGGCGAGGACGTCGGCAAGCTCGGCGGCGTCTTCCGGATCACCGACGGCCTCCAGAAGGACTTCGGCGAGCAGCGCGTGCTGGACACGCCGCTCGCGGAGTCCGGCATCATCGGCACCGCGGTCGGCCTGGCCGTGCGCGGCTTCCGGCCGGTGTGCGAGATCCAGTTCGAGGGCTTCATCTTCCCGGGCTTCGACCAGATCTCCTCGCAGCTGGCGAAGCTGCACTACCGGACGCAGGGCAAGGTCAAGATGCCCGTCGTGATCCGGGTGCCGTTCGGCGGCGGGATCGGCGCGGTCGAGCACCACTCGGAGTCCCCGGAGTCGCTGTTCGCGCACATCCCGGGCTTGAAGGTGGTGTCCATTTCGAACGCCGTCGACGCCTACTGGGGCATCCAGCAGGCGATCACGTCGGACGACCCGGTCCTGTTCTTCGAGCCGAAGCGGCTGTACCACTCGGGCGCGCTGCGCGCGGAGATCGACGTCGCGGGCACGCCGACGCCGGTGTTCTCCTCGCAGGTCGTCCGCGAGGGCACGACCGCGACGGTCGTCGCGTACGGGCCTTCGGTGAAGGTCGCCCTCGACGCGGCCGCCGCGGCGGAGGACGAAGGCAAGACGCTCGAGGTCATCGACCTGCGCACGCTCTCGCCGCTGGACCTCGGCCCGGTGTTCGAGTCGGTGCGCAAGACCGGACGGCTGATCGCGCTGTCGGAGGCGCCGTCCGAGTCGTCGCTGACCTCGGAGATCGCCGCGCGCGTCCAGCAGGAGTGCTTCTACTCGCTGGAAGCGCCCGTCCTCCGGGTGACCGGGTTCGACACGCCGTACCCGCCGGCCAAGCTCGAGGAGCACTACCTCCCCGACCTGGACCGGGTGCTGCACGCCGTCGACCGCTCGCTCGCCTGGTAA
- a CDS encoding transglutaminase family protein: MTWQLRVAHRTGYRYATPATQSYNEARLTPRSDRRQTTVATRIETAPATRAYRYTDYWGTVVTSFDLHAPHTEFTVLATSVVETADEAEPIRTASWKDLRSDTVVDHRTEYLTPTDYTPHDATLAREARALRTGLDPAESVLAVCEWVNKQLKYQPGTTGVHSTATDAWQAREGVCQDFAHVTLVMLRAIGVPARYVSGYLHTKPDAKLGEVVEGESHAWVDVWTGGWWAYDPTNAIPVGPRHVWVAMGRDYADVAPLKGIFTGGGQSTLDVSVHLTRLA; this comes from the coding sequence GTGACGTGGCAGCTGCGGGTGGCGCACCGCACGGGGTACCGGTACGCGACGCCGGCGACGCAGTCGTACAACGAGGCGCGCCTGACCCCGCGTTCGGACCGCCGCCAGACGACGGTCGCGACGCGCATCGAGACGGCCCCGGCGACGCGGGCGTACCGGTACACGGACTACTGGGGCACGGTCGTGACGTCGTTCGACCTGCACGCGCCGCACACGGAGTTCACGGTGCTGGCGACGTCGGTGGTCGAGACGGCGGATGAGGCCGAGCCGATCCGCACGGCGTCGTGGAAGGATCTGCGTTCGGACACGGTCGTCGACCACCGCACCGAGTACCTGACCCCGACCGACTACACCCCGCACGACGCGACGTTGGCGCGCGAGGCCCGCGCGCTGCGGACGGGGTTGGATCCGGCGGAGTCGGTGCTGGCGGTGTGCGAGTGGGTCAACAAGCAGCTGAAGTACCAACCGGGCACCACCGGCGTCCACTCGACGGCGACCGACGCCTGGCAGGCACGGGAAGGCGTGTGCCAGGACTTCGCGCACGTGACGCTGGTGATGCTGCGCGCGATCGGCGTCCCGGCGCGGTACGTCTCGGGGTACCTGCACACGAAACCGGACGCGAAGCTCGGCGAGGTGGTGGAGGGCGAATCGCACGCCTGGGTCGACGTCTGGACCGGCGGCTGGTGGGCGTACGACCCGACGAACGCGATCCCGGTCGGGCCGCGGCACGTGTGGGTGGCGATGGGGCGCGACTACGCCGACGTGGCGCCGTTGAAGGGGATCTTCACCGGAGGTGGGCAGTCCACTTTGGACGTCTCGGTCCACCTGACCCGGCTGGCCTGA